A single Panthera tigris isolate Pti1 chromosome A3, P.tigris_Pti1_mat1.1, whole genome shotgun sequence DNA region contains:
- the SLC2A4RG gene encoding SLC2A4 regulator isoform X1, whose amino-acid sequence MEAERPPVPVPGCGRPPPRAAGRDPAASPMSVPAPPQGPAVGGGFAGLEFALPQEPEPRAADLGVPGTWAGAGGAAGPPTPSAHIPVPAQRDPPGKSRLDEVMAAAALTSLSTSTLLLGAPAAACSPEPGLEPWKEALVRPLGSCGSSGDWGWDLASDRSSPSIPSPPLPSEAAHFLFGEPAPKKRKSSVRVLFQCLWKRCGKVLSTASGMQRHIRLVHLGRQAEPEQSDGEEDFYYTELDVGMDVLTDGLSGLSPASPAASVPPASPRLELPEPRTLSSLLHPLALPPVPVLSPVAPREARRGDDAYQGCLAPTRPEPQPTTVRTCAPTPPSRLGASPRKPRGDAKKCRKVYGMDHRHLWCTACRWKKACQRFLD is encoded by the exons ATGGAGGCCGAGCGCCCTCCGGTGCCCGTTCCGGGCTGcgggcgccccccgccccgtgccgCCGGCCGGGACCCCGCGGCCTCGCCCATGTCGGTGCCCGCGCCGCCGCAG GGCCCTGCCGTGGGCGGCGGCTTTGCGGGCTTGGAGTTCGCGCTGCCTCAGGAGCCAGAGCCGCGGGCGGCGGACCTGGGGGTCCCGGGGAcgtgggcgggggcgggaggagcGGCGGGGCCCCCGACGCCGTCGGCGCACATCCCGGTGCCAGCGCAGAG AGACCCCCCAGGAAAGTCCCGGCTGGACGAGGTCATGGCTGCGGCAGCCCTCACCAGTCTGTCCACCAGCACCCTCCTTCTGGGGGCCCCAGCTGCAGCCTGTAGCCCAG AGCCTGGCTTGGAGCCCTGGAAGGAGGCCCTGGTGCGGCCACTGGGCAGCTGCGGCAGCAGCGGAGACTGGGGCTGGGACCTGGCCAGTGACCGGTCCTCTCCGTCTATCCCTTCACCCCCACTGCCCTCCGAGGCAGCCCATTTCCTATTCGGGGAACCTGCCCCAAAGAAGAGAAAG AGCTCCGTGCGGGTCCTGTTCCAGTGTCTGTGGAAGCGGTGTGGGAAAGTGCTGAGCACGGCCTCCGGGATGCAGAGACACATCCGCCTGGTGCACCTGGG GCGGCAGGCAGAGCCTGAGCAGAGCGACGGGGAGGAGGACTTCTACTACACAGAGTTGGACGTTGGCATGGATGTGCTGACAGACGGGCTGTCCGGCCTGTCTCCGGCGTCCCCCGCGGCCTCCgtgccccccgcctccccccgcctgGAGCTGCCAGAGCCTCGGACCCTGTCCAGCCTGCTGCACCCGCTGGCCCTGCCCCCGGTTCCGGTGCTGAGCCCCGTGGCACCCCGCGAGGCGCGCCGAGGTGACGACGCCTACCAG GGCTGCCTGGCCCCCACCCGCCCGGAGCCACAGCCGACCACCGTCAGGACCTGTGCGCCAACCCCGCCCTCCAGACTCGGCGCCAGCCCAAG GAAGCCCCGAGGTGATGCCAAGAAGTGCCGGAAGGTGTATGGCATGGATCACAGGCACCTGTGGTGCACAGCCTGCCGCTGGAAGAAGGCGTGCCAGCGCTTCCTGGACTGA
- the SLC2A4RG gene encoding SLC2A4 regulator isoform X2, which translates to MEAERPPVPVPGCGRPPPRAAGRDPAASPMSVPAPPQGPAVGGGFAGLEFALPQEPEPRAADLGVPGTWAGAGGAAGPPTPSAHIPVPAQRDPPGKSRLDEVMAAAALTSLSTSTLLLGAPAAACSPEPGLEPWKEALVRPLGSCGSSGDWGWDLASDRSSPSIPSPPLPSEAAHFLFGEPAPKKRKSSVRVLFQCLWKRCGKVLSTASGMQRHIRLVHLGRQAEPEQSDGEEDFYYTELDVGMDVLTDGLSGLSPASPAASVPPASPRLELPEPRTLSSLLHPLALPPVPVLSPVAPREARRGLPGPHPPGATADHRQDLCANPALQTRRQPKEAPR; encoded by the exons ATGGAGGCCGAGCGCCCTCCGGTGCCCGTTCCGGGCTGcgggcgccccccgccccgtgccgCCGGCCGGGACCCCGCGGCCTCGCCCATGTCGGTGCCCGCGCCGCCGCAG GGCCCTGCCGTGGGCGGCGGCTTTGCGGGCTTGGAGTTCGCGCTGCCTCAGGAGCCAGAGCCGCGGGCGGCGGACCTGGGGGTCCCGGGGAcgtgggcgggggcgggaggagcGGCGGGGCCCCCGACGCCGTCGGCGCACATCCCGGTGCCAGCGCAGAG AGACCCCCCAGGAAAGTCCCGGCTGGACGAGGTCATGGCTGCGGCAGCCCTCACCAGTCTGTCCACCAGCACCCTCCTTCTGGGGGCCCCAGCTGCAGCCTGTAGCCCAG AGCCTGGCTTGGAGCCCTGGAAGGAGGCCCTGGTGCGGCCACTGGGCAGCTGCGGCAGCAGCGGAGACTGGGGCTGGGACCTGGCCAGTGACCGGTCCTCTCCGTCTATCCCTTCACCCCCACTGCCCTCCGAGGCAGCCCATTTCCTATTCGGGGAACCTGCCCCAAAGAAGAGAAAG AGCTCCGTGCGGGTCCTGTTCCAGTGTCTGTGGAAGCGGTGTGGGAAAGTGCTGAGCACGGCCTCCGGGATGCAGAGACACATCCGCCTGGTGCACCTGGG GCGGCAGGCAGAGCCTGAGCAGAGCGACGGGGAGGAGGACTTCTACTACACAGAGTTGGACGTTGGCATGGATGTGCTGACAGACGGGCTGTCCGGCCTGTCTCCGGCGTCCCCCGCGGCCTCCgtgccccccgcctccccccgcctgGAGCTGCCAGAGCCTCGGACCCTGTCCAGCCTGCTGCACCCGCTGGCCCTGCCCCCGGTTCCGGTGCTGAGCCCCGTGGCACCCCGCGAGGCGCGCCGAG GGCTGCCTGGCCCCCACCCGCCCGGAGCCACAGCCGACCACCGTCAGGACCTGTGCGCCAACCCCGCCCTCCAGACTCGGCGCCAGCCCAAG GAAGCCCCGAGGTGA
- the LIME1 gene encoding lck-interacting transmembrane adapter 1 isoform X1, which translates to MWGDVGRCAGRKWVGSSAEVCTRAPLKVPKPLGLLQPGLRRSYRAQGLGLAVASQDGATGALGPSCPLGPRVPCLVPLAVDTVHSLPQSLLRQHHLCSLSKSDTRLHELHRGPKSCRAPRPASVDILHPRWLEVPRGTSRPLTAFSHRELPRATPAATLPSICPEATYSNVGLAARPVVWAGARLTSSHARPGPEAGPRVAEYACIQKLEGTDQGPRSLRQWKAEVTPAVQVDILYSRVKKPKKRDLGPATDQLDPKGRGEIPALGSDQAYETLPLRGLGMDDGLPDNVYETIQEMGAPEHQEPSGCSY; encoded by the exons ATGTGGGGAGATGTGGGGAGATGCGCTggcaggaagtgggtggggagcTCCGCTGAGGTCTGCACAAGGGCACCTCTGAAGGTGCCCAAGCCGTTGGGCCTGCTCCAGCCGGGGCTGAGGAGGAGCTACCGTGCGCAGGGCCTTG GCCTAGCTGTGGCTTCACAGGATGGGGCCACAGGTGCCCTCGGCCCCTCCTGTCCTCTGGGTCCTAGGGTGCCTTGCCTTGTTCCTCTGGCTGTGGACACTGTGCACAGCCTGCCACAG TCACTGCTGAGACAACACCACCTCTGCTCCCTCAGCAAGTCGGACACCAGACTGCATGAGCTGCACCGGGGGCCAAAAAGCTGCAGGG CCCCTCGGCCTGCCAGCGTGGATATCCTGCACCCGCGATGGCTGGAAGTGCCCAGAGGCACCAGCAGACCTCTGACAGCCTTCTCACACCGGGAACTGCCCCGGGCGACGCCTGCTGCCACCTTGCCCTCCATCTGCCCCGAGGCCACCTATTCCAACGTGGGGCTGGCTGCCCGCCCtgtggtgtgggcaggggcaCGGCTGACCAGCAGCCATGCCAGGCCCGGGCCTGAGGCCGGACCCAGGGTGGCTGAGTATGCCTGTATCCAGAAGCTCGAGGGAACAGATCAAGGCCCCCGAAGCCTCAGGCAGTGGAAGGCCGAGGTGACCCCAGCTGTTCAG GTGGACATCCTGTACTCCAGGGTTAAGAAGCCTAAAAAGAGGGACCTAGGACCTGCCACAGATCAGCTGGACCCCAAGGGCAGAGGAGAAATTCCGGCTCTGGGAAGTGACCAGGCCTACGAGACCCTCCCACTCAGGGGCCTAGGCATGGATGATGGCCTCCCAGACAATGTGTACGAGACTATCCAGGAGATGGGGGCCCCTGAGCACCAGGAGCCCTCTGGCTGTAGCTATTAG
- the LIME1 gene encoding lck-interacting transmembrane adapter 1 isoform X3: MGPQVPSAPPVLWVLGCLALFLWLWTLCTACHSLPCPQSLLRQHHLCSLSKSDTRLHELHRGPKSCRAPRPASVDILHPRWLEVPRGTSRPLTAFSHRELPRATPAATLPSICPEATYSNVGLAARPVVWAGARLTSSHARPGPEAGPRVAEYACIQKLEGTDQGPRSLRQWKAEVTPAVQVDILYSRVKKPKKRDLGPATDQLDPKGRGEIPALGSDQAYETLPLRGLGMDDGLPDNVYETIQEMGAPEHQEPSGCSY, encoded by the exons ATGGGGCCACAGGTGCCCTCGGCCCCTCCTGTCCTCTGGGTCCTAGGGTGCCTTGCCTTGTTCCTCTGGCTGTGGACACTGTGCACAGCCTGCCACAG CCTTCCTTGTCCCCAGTCACTGCTGAGACAACACCACCTCTGCTCCCTCAGCAAGTCGGACACCAGACTGCATGAGCTGCACCGGGGGCCAAAAAGCTGCAGGG CCCCTCGGCCTGCCAGCGTGGATATCCTGCACCCGCGATGGCTGGAAGTGCCCAGAGGCACCAGCAGACCTCTGACAGCCTTCTCACACCGGGAACTGCCCCGGGCGACGCCTGCTGCCACCTTGCCCTCCATCTGCCCCGAGGCCACCTATTCCAACGTGGGGCTGGCTGCCCGCCCtgtggtgtgggcaggggcaCGGCTGACCAGCAGCCATGCCAGGCCCGGGCCTGAGGCCGGACCCAGGGTGGCTGAGTATGCCTGTATCCAGAAGCTCGAGGGAACAGATCAAGGCCCCCGAAGCCTCAGGCAGTGGAAGGCCGAGGTGACCCCAGCTGTTCAG GTGGACATCCTGTACTCCAGGGTTAAGAAGCCTAAAAAGAGGGACCTAGGACCTGCCACAGATCAGCTGGACCCCAAGGGCAGAGGAGAAATTCCGGCTCTGGGAAGTGACCAGGCCTACGAGACCCTCCCACTCAGGGGCCTAGGCATGGATGATGGCCTCCCAGACAATGTGTACGAGACTATCCAGGAGATGGGGGCCCCTGAGCACCAGGAGCCCTCTGGCTGTAGCTATTAG
- the LIME1 gene encoding lck-interacting transmembrane adapter 1 isoform X2: MGPQVPSAPPVLWVLGCLALFLWLWTLCTACHRKRVQRSRAGPQGCVMPVEVSLLRQHHLCSLSKSDTRLHELHRGPKSCRAPRPASVDILHPRWLEVPRGTSRPLTAFSHRELPRATPAATLPSICPEATYSNVGLAARPVVWAGARLTSSHARPGPEAGPRVAEYACIQKLEGTDQGPRSLRQWKAEVTPAVQVDILYSRVKKPKKRDLGPATDQLDPKGRGEIPALGSDQAYETLPLRGLGMDDGLPDNVYETIQEMGAPEHQEPSGCSY; the protein is encoded by the exons ATGGGGCCACAGGTGCCCTCGGCCCCTCCTGTCCTCTGGGTCCTAGGGTGCCTTGCCTTGTTCCTCTGGCTGTGGACACTGTGCACAGCCTGCCACAG GAAGCGGGTGCAGAGGTCGCGGGCCGGGCCCCAGGGCTGTGTGATGCCAGTGGAAGTG TCACTGCTGAGACAACACCACCTCTGCTCCCTCAGCAAGTCGGACACCAGACTGCATGAGCTGCACCGGGGGCCAAAAAGCTGCAGGG CCCCTCGGCCTGCCAGCGTGGATATCCTGCACCCGCGATGGCTGGAAGTGCCCAGAGGCACCAGCAGACCTCTGACAGCCTTCTCACACCGGGAACTGCCCCGGGCGACGCCTGCTGCCACCTTGCCCTCCATCTGCCCCGAGGCCACCTATTCCAACGTGGGGCTGGCTGCCCGCCCtgtggtgtgggcaggggcaCGGCTGACCAGCAGCCATGCCAGGCCCGGGCCTGAGGCCGGACCCAGGGTGGCTGAGTATGCCTGTATCCAGAAGCTCGAGGGAACAGATCAAGGCCCCCGAAGCCTCAGGCAGTGGAAGGCCGAGGTGACCCCAGCTGTTCAG GTGGACATCCTGTACTCCAGGGTTAAGAAGCCTAAAAAGAGGGACCTAGGACCTGCCACAGATCAGCTGGACCCCAAGGGCAGAGGAGAAATTCCGGCTCTGGGAAGTGACCAGGCCTACGAGACCCTCCCACTCAGGGGCCTAGGCATGGATGATGGCCTCCCAGACAATGTGTACGAGACTATCCAGGAGATGGGGGCCCCTGAGCACCAGGAGCCCTCTGGCTGTAGCTATTAG
- the ZGPAT gene encoding zinc finger CCCH-type with G patch domain-containing protein, translating into MDEESLQTALRTYDAQLQQVELALGAGLDPSELADLRQLQGDLKELIELTEASLVSVRKSKLLATLDGEHPARADAEYLAFQEAVAEGAQGSVAPRAELETAPEGEARPEPSRPGQEEEEGEDEEEEEWSGRKVNAPYYSSWGTLEYHNAMIVGAEEADDGSAGVRVLYLYPTHKSLKPCPFFLEGKCRFQENCRFSHGQVVSVDELRPFQDPDLSSLQTGSACLAKQQDGLWYPARITDVDSGYYTVKFDSLLLKEAVVEGDSILPPLRTDPTGSSDSDSGDADDPSYARVVEPSAADHGTCSSAFAGWEVHTRGIGSRLLAKMGYEFGKGLGRHAEGRVEPIHAVVLPRGKSLDQCAEILHKRTKGSKAGIQRPPKCPRRGVGRPPPRSVFDFLNEKLQSRAPATLEAGVASPGRRGSKETYHASKSAKRALSLRLFQTEKKIEQAQRDIRGIQKALARNTGRHSVTAAQLQERLAGAQRELGQLQAQEAGLQLEQRKADTHKKMTEF; encoded by the exons ATGGACGAGGAGAGCCTGCAGACCGCCCTGCGGACCTATGACGCCCAGCTGCAGCAGGTGGAGCTGGCTCTGGGAGCCGGCCTGGATCCCTCGGAGCTGGCCGACCTGCGCCAGCTGCAGGGGGACCTGAAGGAGCTGATCGAGCTCACCGAGGCCAGCCTGGTGTCCGTCAGGAAGAGCAAGCTGCTGGCCACGTTGGACGGAGAGCACCCAGCCCGGGCCGATGCCGAGTACCTGGCTTTCCAGGAGGCCGTTGCTGAGGGGGCGCAGGGGTCTGTAGCCCCCAGGGCAGAGCTGGAGACGGCTCCTGAAGGGGAGGCCAGGCCGGAACCCAGCAGGcctgggcaggaggaggaagagggagaggacgaggaggaggaagagtggagTGGGAGGAAGGTGAACGCCCCCTACTACAGCTCCTGGGGCACCCTGGAGTACCACAACGCCATGATTGTGGGCGCAGAGGAGGCGGACGACGGCTCGGCGGGCGTGCGggtcctttatctctaccccacTCACAAGTCCCTGAAGCCCTGCCCGTTCTTCTTGGAGGGCAAGTGCCGCTTCCAGGAGAACTGCAG GTTCTCCCATGGGCAGGTGGTCTCTGTCGATGAGCTGCGCCCCTTCCAGGACCCGGACCTGAGCTCTCTACAGACTGGCTCTGCGTGTCTGGCCAAGCAGCAGGATGGCCTTTGGTACCCAGCCCGGATAACTG ATGTGGATAGCGGCTACTACACAGTCAAGTTTGACTCACTGCTGCTGAAGGAGGCCGTGGTGGAGGGGGACAGCATCCTGCCCCCACTGCGCACAGATCCCACAGGGTCCTCGGACTCAGACAGCGGCGATGCGGACGACCCCAGCTATGCCAGAG TGGTGGAACCCAGTGCTGCCGACCACGGGACCTGCAGCTCTGCTTTCGCCGGCTGGGAGGTGCACACACGGGGCATTGGCTCCAGACTCCTTGCCAAGATGGGCTACGAGTTTGGCAAGG GTTTGGGCCGACATGCAGAGGGCCGGGTAGAGCCCATCCATGCCGTGGTGCTGCCTCGGGGGAAGTCGCTGGACCAGTGCGCAGAGATTCTGCACAAGAGGACGAAGGGCAGCAAGGCTGGCATCCAGAGGCCCCCGAAATGCCCGCGGAGAGGGGTTGGACGCCCTCCCCCTCGTAGCGTGTTTGACTTTCTGAACGAGAAGCTACAGAGCCGGGCCCCTGCGACCCTGGAGGCGGGGGTGGCCtccccagggaggaggggcagtaAGGAAACGTACCACGCCAGCAAGAGTGCCAAGCGGGCCCTGAGCCTGCGGCTCTTCCAGACTGAGAAGAAGATCGAGCAAGCCCAGCGGGACATCCGGGGCATCCAGAAGGCCCTTGCCCGAAACACCGGCCG GCACAGTGTGACGGCAGCCCAGCTGCAGGAGAGGCTGGCGGGAGCCCAGCGGGAGCTGGGGCAGCTCCAGGCCCAGGAGGCAGGCCTGCAGCTCGAGCAGAGGAAAGCAGACACCCACAAGAAGATGACGGAGTTCTAG
- the ARFRP1 gene encoding ADP-ribosylation factor-related protein 1 isoform X1, whose translation MYTLLSGLYKYMFQKDEYCILILGLDNAGKTTFLEQSKTRFNKNYKGMSLSKITTTVGLNIGTVDVGKARLMFWDLGGQEELQSLWDKDKTKAGQETGVGEYYAECHGVIYVIDSTDEERLSESKRAFEKMVTSEALDGVPILVLANKQDVETCLSIPDIKTAFSDCTSKIGRRDCLTQACSALTGKGVREGIEWMVKCVVRNVHRPPRQRDIT comes from the exons ATGTACACGCTGCTGTCGGGCCTGTACAAGTACATGTTCCAGAAGGACGAGTACTGCATCCTGATCCTGGGCCTGGACAATGCCGGCAAGACG ACGTTCTTGGAGCAGTCAAAAACCCGGTTTAACAAGAACTACAAGGGGATGAGCCTATCCAAAATCACTACCACCGTGGGTCTGAACA TCGGCACTGTGGACGTGGGAAAGGCTCGCCTCATGTTCTGGGACTTGGGGGGCCAGGAAGAGCTGCAGTCTCTGTGGGACAAG GACAAGACGAAAGCTGGCCAGGAAACAGGTGTGGGGGAG tacTACGCGGAGTGCCACGGTGTCATCTATGTCATCGACTCCACAGATGAGGAGAGGCTGTCCGAGTCCAAGCGAGCGTTCG AGAAGATGGTCACGAGTGAGGCACTGGACGGTGTCCCCATCCTGGTGCTGGCCAACAAGCAGGACGTTGAG ACTTGCCTCTCGATCCCCGACATCAAGACTGCGTTCAGTGATTGCACCTCCAAGATTGGCAGGCGCGACTGCCTGACCCAGGCCTGCTCGGCCCTCACTGG CAAAGGGGTGCGCGAGGGCATCGAGTGGATGGTGAAGTGCGTCGTGCGGAACGTGCACCGGCCGCCGCGGCAGAGGGACATCACGTAG
- the ARFRP1 gene encoding ADP-ribosylation factor-related protein 1 isoform X2, which translates to MYTLLSGLYKYMFQKDEYCILILGLDNAGKTTFLEQSKTRFNKNYKGMSLSKITTTVGLNIGTVDVGKARLMFWDLGGQEELQSLWDKYYAECHGVIYVIDSTDEERLSESKRAFEKMVTSEALDGVPILVLANKQDVETCLSIPDIKTAFSDCTSKIGRRDCLTQACSALTGKGVREGIEWMVKCVVRNVHRPPRQRDIT; encoded by the exons ATGTACACGCTGCTGTCGGGCCTGTACAAGTACATGTTCCAGAAGGACGAGTACTGCATCCTGATCCTGGGCCTGGACAATGCCGGCAAGACG ACGTTCTTGGAGCAGTCAAAAACCCGGTTTAACAAGAACTACAAGGGGATGAGCCTATCCAAAATCACTACCACCGTGGGTCTGAACA TCGGCACTGTGGACGTGGGAAAGGCTCGCCTCATGTTCTGGGACTTGGGGGGCCAGGAAGAGCTGCAGTCTCTGTGGGACAAG tacTACGCGGAGTGCCACGGTGTCATCTATGTCATCGACTCCACAGATGAGGAGAGGCTGTCCGAGTCCAAGCGAGCGTTCG AGAAGATGGTCACGAGTGAGGCACTGGACGGTGTCCCCATCCTGGTGCTGGCCAACAAGCAGGACGTTGAG ACTTGCCTCTCGATCCCCGACATCAAGACTGCGTTCAGTGATTGCACCTCCAAGATTGGCAGGCGCGACTGCCTGACCCAGGCCTGCTCGGCCCTCACTGG CAAAGGGGTGCGCGAGGGCATCGAGTGGATGGTGAAGTGCGTCGTGCGGAACGTGCACCGGCCGCCGCGGCAGAGGGACATCACGTAG
- the ARFRP1 gene encoding ADP-ribosylation factor-related protein 1 isoform X3: MYTLLSGLYKYMFQKDEYCILILGLDNAGKTTFLEQSKTRFNKNYKGMSLSKITTTSALWTWERLASCSGTWGARKSCSLCGTRTRRKLARKQVWGSTTRSATVSSMSSTPQMRRGCPSPSERSRRWSRVRHWTVSPSWCWPTSRTLRLASRSPTSRLRSVIAPPRLAGATA, translated from the exons ATGTACACGCTGCTGTCGGGCCTGTACAAGTACATGTTCCAGAAGGACGAGTACTGCATCCTGATCCTGGGCCTGGACAATGCCGGCAAGACG ACGTTCTTGGAGCAGTCAAAAACCCGGTTTAACAAGAACTACAAGGGGATGAGCCTATCCAAAATCACTACCACC TCGGCACTGTGGACGTGGGAAAGGCTCGCCTCATGTTCTGGGACTTGGGGGGCCAGGAAGAGCTGCAGTCTCTGTGGGACAAG GACAAGACGAAAGCTGGCCAGGAAACAGGTGTGGGGGAG tacTACGCGGAGTGCCACGGTGTCATCTATGTCATCGACTCCACAGATGAGGAGAGGCTGTCCGAGTCCAAGCGAGCGTTCG AGAAGATGGTCACGAGTGAGGCACTGGACGGTGTCCCCATCCTGGTGCTGGCCAACAAGCAGGACGTTGAG ACTTGCCTCTCGATCCCCGACATCAAGACTGCGTTCAGTGATTGCACCTCCAAGATTGGCAGGCGCGACTGCCTGA